The genomic segment CGGATTGATGAGGAGGTGTTAGCTTTGAACCTTCAGCTGGAAACCTCGTCCAGAACTTCTCTTTGGGATCAAAATCACTCGGCTTCAAATCCCGCAAAATTGAAGCATGTTTCCCAACAGAATACCTACAAAAATACATACGAAACAAAATCAAACCCCCTaatccaaaaatcaaaaccacATATTCACCACCAAAAAACCTCCAAAAATATTCACCTGATACCCAATTGCAAATTAAGCATTAAATCATAATTCTTATGGCCTTTCGAAATCGTTTGTCCTGGCTTCTTAATTTCCCCACTAAAACAACAAGGATTCCTTCTAAATTGCCTAAACCCATCTCGATCTAATCCTAACCCATCTCTATAAATCATTGAAGCTTCCACATTATCAATTATATCACAAGTAATATCCCCCGCTTCACCATCACTTTCCCATATACAAATCCTAGGAAAATTCATATTCCTTTCCCCTAAGCTTCCCCTTCCATCTACCGACGATCTTTTCCTCGGCATAACCACCAAACTCTCCCCTCCTTTTAGACAATGCTCTTTACCGTCGTTCCCGTGGTAAAACGTTCCGTTTAACtgttgaattttcttcatGTTATCTTCGTTCCACGCTCCGATATAACAACTTCCGTCCGGCCAAGAGAAAACCCCGCTTCCTTTGGGTACTCCGTTTTCCCATTGCCCGTCGTACCGGTTTCCGTTTGCCCAAATCAGCGTTCCACGACCGTTGATAACCCCATTTTTCCATTCCCCGACGTATTCGTTCCCGTTACTCCAAACATAACGGCCGTGTCCGTCTTGTAGATTTTTCTTCCAAGATCCTTCGTAGTAATCCCCATTAGCATAACGTTTATGGCCGTACCCGTGCTTTCGATCAGAGCTCCACGACCCACGATAAGTGTCGCCGTCGGATCCGATGAACGTCCCGAATCCTTCCATCCGACCTGACTTGAAATCGCCTTCGAAAGTGGCTCCGGAAGGCCACGAGAACTTCCCTTTGCCCGACGCTTTTCCGCGACGCCACTCGCCTTCATACATGCATCCATCTTTCCAAAGGTACTTTCCCGATCCGTGAGGCGCGTTACCGGAGAAGCTACCGATGTACAGATCACCGTTGGGAAGGAGTTTCTCGACGGTAGCACCCGTACCTACGAAGGCTGTGGCGGTAGTCGTGGGAGTCACGCGCCGCGTTGTGGCTTGAGATCGGCTCCGGTGCTGGTGAGCCATAGGAGTTGTTACAGCAACTAAGAGATGGTCTTTCTCGTCGTCGGATTTCTTCTTCTTGGAGTTTAAAACTACGTCGCTCTGCTCATTGAAAAGTGCTTCGTGCATTTTTGAACTCTTCCCTTCCTCACTGAAAAAAGAACTTCTCTATCCTCTATAATATTTATCTCTTCGTTTTCTTCCTCAACTTGATGGCTACTGCATTTCCGAAACAGAATGGGAGTAAATAACTTGAAACGACGCCGGAGAGATGAGCATTTACGGCGAACGGTCTCGAAATTTCTCCTTCTcctttgtgtttttgttttggtttttgccGTGTTTAAAAActtcctcttttcctttcttttgtttgtgtTGTCTTTTTTGTGCTTTTGTGTTCGGAGAAATAGGTGGGAATGGGAATCCTACAAACACAAACAACgcagaagagagaaagagaaaaagaggacagaaagagaatgaaatgaaatgaaatcaaagtaaagaaaagagagagagagaaatttttgtaatttttttaaatttaaaaacaaaaaaaaattaaaaaggaaagggaaaattaaagagagaagagaaacgAGGAGCCGGCTTTTGCCTTGGGAAACGTTGCTCACTATGCTGATGAGTGTGAGGTAAATTGTTATGTTTTAGTACCAGAAAACCAGCTCAGCTTCTActacatgttttttttttctaccgAATATGCCCTTTTGTTTTGTCTGAAATTTCGGGATTCTAAAACAGAggatcttttttatttattttccaccaccttttttttctctggtTTCCATCGCGACGTGACGGAATCGACTAGGAAATGCGAGGGCATAAGTGCGTCATTTTGTGGCTGTTCTGCTTTCGTCCTCGATTCTGACCTTAATTACACAAACGCCATTTttcctcttcatttttcatacttttttttaaaaaaaattttcgaaGGTGGTGGTGGTCCTTTTTTGGTCTCTTGACAGATTGCTGCTCCAAATTTTGACGATTCTTTCATGTTGGTTTTAAATgatcaaaaaatattattaaggcttaACGTGATGTAGATTATGCTTATGTTTTGTTATGTGGTTTTCTacaataaaatagtaaaaagaagaaaaaaagaataaaagaaagcCATGTTTGATATAATCacacatttttctttcttagttGGTGGatatattattagtatttttcTACAACTAGAGCTTCATCGTTTTATATAATGGAAGCCGAATCAGATTTAATGACGACAAgaaattttcacttttaaatatataaatatataaatatataccaCATCCTAGATCCCTATCCAACAAGtgggaaattaatttttggagTTATAAACCTACCCAAATGGTTTTTAGCATAGTTTAAACAACAAGGAACACAGATTTGGCAAAAGATTAATACATTGGGCAATCAACCAAGTAATAATGTTTTGATCGATGGGATGGGAACAGCTTTGGGAAATGGTGGTGGTGCTGCTGCAAAGCATTGAATGGGCCCACCTTTAGGCCCATTTTTTTCTGTGTTGGATCTTCTCTCTTGGGTGGTCTTCCAAGTTTTGAGAGCATCACTCAAAAGTAGAAAAGcatgtaaaaaattaatattgagAGGCTGAAGAAGGAGAAagcatcattttcatttttgaggaaaaaaaaaaacagtaattgtgtgtgtgtgtgtgtaggTGTGCGTTGTGTTGTTTCTTTCCAATTATTTGAGATGCTTAGATTATTTGTCCAATAAATATGATTAATAGGAATATGGTTTAGAAAGGTATTTGAAGAAGAATGTTCTACTTCggagaaacaaagaaagagtagttttattttttagtctAACGGAAGAAAATCCATGCTGTTTGAGGTcaaaatgttattattttgatgagttttattcattaaattaaaattttttctactATATCACTGTCTTTATTCTTTATACGAAACATTGCATGGAATTGGAAATAGTACGAGTATGTATGGATATAAAAGCTTAACACGCACTTCAAGAAACGCGATGAAGATTTGCTCCAGTCCTACTCTTTCACTGAGAAGGGAAAGGTTTCTAACCACACTTACTTATTGTGTTCACATTTCTTATTAgagattaatttttaattttatattgaaaaaattaattacatccaaatggttttaaatttttttatttgaattttgaggCGAAAAAATTGTTGAAATGAGAAAGtgatacatttttattttgtaat from the Theobroma cacao cultivar B97-61/B2 chromosome 8, Criollo_cocoa_genome_V2, whole genome shotgun sequence genome contains:
- the LOC18592268 gene encoding phosphatidylinositol 4-phosphate 5-kinase 1, whose translation is MHEALFNEQSDVVLNSKKKKSDDEKDHLLVAVTTPMAHQHRSRSQATTRRVTPTTTATAFVGTGATVEKLLPNGDLYIGSFSGNAPHGSGKYLWKDGCMYEGEWRRGKASGKGKFSWPSGATFEGDFKSGRMEGFGTFIGSDGDTYRGSWSSDRKHGYGHKRYANGDYYEGSWKKNLQDGHGRYVWSNGNEYVGEWKNGVINGRGTLIWANGNRYDGQWENGVPKGSGVFSWPDGSCYIGAWNEDNMKKIQQLNGTFYHGNDGKEHCLKGGESLVVMPRKRSSVDGRGSLGERNMNFPRICIWESDGEAGDITCDIIDNVEASMIYRDGLGLDRDGFRQFRRNPCCFSGEIKKPGQTISKGHKNYDLMLNLQLGIRYSVGKHASILRDLKPSDFDPKEKFWTRFPAEGSKLTPPHQSVEFRWKDYCPVVFRHLRELFQVDPADYMLAICGNDALRELSSPGKSGSFFYLTQDDRFMIKTVKKSEVKVLIRMLPSYYQHVCRYENSLVAKFYGVHCVKPIGGQKTRFIVMGNLFCSEYRIHRRFDLKGSSHGRSTDKPEEEIDETTTLKDLDLNFVFRLQRNWFQELMKQIDRDCEFLEAERIMDYSLLVGLHFRDDNRGDKMGLSPFLLRTGKKDSYQNEKFMRGCRFLEAELQDMDRILSGRKPLIRLGANMPARAERMARRSDFDQYTQGGVSHFSHSGEVYEVVLYFGIIDILQDYDISKKLEHAYKSLQADPTSISAVDPKHYSKRFRDFIGRIFVEDR